One Palaemon carinicauda isolate YSFRI2023 chromosome 5, ASM3689809v2, whole genome shotgun sequence DNA window includes the following coding sequences:
- the LOC137640846 gene encoding piggyBac transposable element-derived protein 4-like: MQPLAPRSRYRAWRDVDAGEIKAFIAIEIAMGLLHKSSLASYFSKKFWLTETPGFSNIMSRDRYEIIRSCLHFADNSVDGNDDRLYKIKPILDMVKDLYSKYYVSGRDLSVDESMVKFKGRLFFKQYMPKKPTKWGIKVWSLCDSKTGYLLKFDVYTGKGLDSNKGKGLGASVVENLFEGFENKGHVVYMDSFFSGVPLFQKLRSKGTGACGTVRPNRKYLPSQMKKVKPKKGQPPIMWKSKDEELVAVVWQDSGRVNILSSVGDTGTVKKSIQSKKGVREVDKPSLQAQYNKYMGGVDLFDQFCSTYPFNHRSKKWYQTLWHFVIEVALVNSKISYNLQNRKKVTQVVFRQEVIKGLLEGYNTKPRRKNVVRDLVENKRLGERHFIA, translated from the coding sequence ATGCAACCTTTAGCCCCTCGATCACGGTACAGAGCATGGAGAGATGTGGATGCAGGGGAAATAAAAGCATTTATTGCTATTGAAATTGCAATGGGATTACTGCACAAAAGTAGTCTAGCAAGCTACTTTTCTAAAAAGTTTTGGCTAACTGAGACACCTGGTTTTTCCAATATAATGTCACGTGACAGGTATGAAATTATCCGTTCCTGTCTACATTTTGCAGATAATTCTGTTGATGGTAATGATGACAGACTTtataaaataaaaccaattttaGACATGGTGAAAGATCTATATTCTAAATATTATGTAAGTGGTAGAGATTTGAGTGTAGATGAAAGTATGGTGAAATTCAAAGGGAGGCTTTTTTTCAAGCAGTACATGCCTAAAAAGCCTACCAAATGGGGAATTAAGGTTTGGTCTCTCTGTGACTCTAAGACTGGTTATCTGTTGAAATTTGATGTTTACACAGGGAAGGGGCTAGATTCTAATAAAGGCAAAGGACTTGGTGCATCTGTTGTAGAAAATTTGTTTGAAGGCTTTGAAAACAAAGGCCATGTAGTTTACATGGACAGCTTTTTTAGTGGAGTACCCCTTTTTCAAAAACTTCGAAGTAAAGGTACTGGAGCATGTGGGACAGTTCGTCCAAACAGAAAATATTTGCCATCACAGATGAAAAAAGTAAAACCTAAGAAAGGCCAGCCACCAATAATGTGGAAGAGTAAAGATGAGGAATTGGTTGCTGTCGTTTGGCAAGATAGTGGTAGAGTAAATATCCTTTCGAGTGTTGGGGACACAGGTACAGTGAAAAaatctattcaatctaagaaagggGTAAGGGAAGTAGATAAACCATCTTTGCAAGCTCAGTACAATAAATATATGGGAGGGGTAGACCTTTTTGATCAATTCTGCTCAACCTACCCCTTCAATCACCGTAGCAAAAAGTGGTATCAGACACTCTGGCATTTTGTGATTGAAGTTGCTCTTGTAAATTCCAAAATTAGTTACAACTTGCAAAATAGAAAGAAAGTGACCCAGGTTGTGTTTAGACAAGAGGTAATAAAAGGATTGTTAGAGGGATATAACACAAAGCCAAGAAGAAAGAATGTTGTTAGGGACTTGGTGGAAAACAAGCGCTTGGGGGAAAGGCATTTTATTGCTTAG